The following coding sequences are from one Arthrobacter sp. PvP023 window:
- a CDS encoding YigZ family protein — translation MVEEAEPRESRATAYTTLAAGPDFRHELEIKRSRFITVLRRSGDEDGARALVAGLRKEFHDARHHCSAFVLGPDRDIQRSSDDGEPSGTAGIPMLEALIRRETAPGVTDLSDVSAVVVRYFGGILLGAGGLVRAYSESVSSALDLAPLVRRSRLRICSVEVPHSAAGRLENDLRAAGYVMAETSYGASTTVLRLALADQAEELERGAERLASMTAGSAVLRPGETEWIDVPF, via the coding sequence GTGGTGGAAGAGGCGGAACCCAGGGAGAGCAGGGCAACTGCCTACACCACCCTTGCTGCCGGGCCCGACTTCCGCCATGAACTTGAGATCAAACGGTCCAGGTTCATCACCGTGCTCCGGCGATCCGGCGACGAGGACGGCGCAAGGGCACTCGTGGCCGGACTGCGCAAGGAATTCCACGACGCCCGTCACCACTGCTCAGCGTTCGTCCTGGGGCCGGACCGGGACATCCAGCGTTCCAGCGACGACGGGGAGCCCTCCGGAACCGCGGGCATCCCCATGCTGGAGGCCCTCATCCGGCGCGAAACCGCTCCAGGGGTGACGGACCTCAGCGACGTCAGTGCCGTCGTCGTCCGCTATTTTGGCGGGATCCTCCTGGGAGCGGGCGGCTTGGTGCGCGCTTACTCGGAGTCGGTGTCCTCCGCGCTGGACCTGGCACCACTGGTTCGGCGGAGCCGGCTGAGGATCTGTTCCGTGGAGGTTCCGCATTCGGCGGCCGGCCGGCTGGAGAACGACCTCCGGGCTGCCGGCTACGTGATGGCGGAAACCAGCTACGGGGCCAGCACCACGGTCCTCAGGCTTGCCCTGGCTGACCAGGCTGAAGAACTTGAGCGCGGCGCCGAACGGCTTGCGTCCATGACAGCAGGAAGCGCCGTCCTGCGTCCGGGAGAAACGGAATGGATCGATGTGCCCTTCTGA
- a CDS encoding TerC family protein, with amino-acid sequence MLDLPVWFEVGSFVVLGLILAFDLLLVLRRPHEPSMKEAGLWVTFYVALALVFAGAMFAFTGPEFGGQFVAGWVTEYSLSIDNLFVFIIIMARFSVPRKYQQEVLMVGIIIALILRGIFILLGAIVIEQFSWVFYIFGAFLLWTAWKQAQDEGEDEEDKENPLIAKLRKVIPMSEKFDGGKLRTTVDGKKVFTPMLIVFVTIGLTDLLFAVDSIPAIFGLTQSPFIVFTANLFALMGLRQLYFLLGGLMNRLIYLKHALSFILAFIGVKLVLHAMHVNELPFINGGKHIEWAPEIPTFVSLAVIVGTIIVAVIASLVSSKAAQAKVDARLEEDARKSMSDAD; translated from the coding sequence GTGCTCGATTTACCCGTTTGGTTTGAGGTCGGCTCATTCGTCGTCCTCGGCCTTATCCTCGCTTTCGACCTCCTCCTGGTGCTGCGCCGCCCGCACGAGCCTTCCATGAAGGAAGCCGGCCTGTGGGTCACGTTCTATGTGGCCCTGGCCCTGGTGTTTGCGGGTGCGATGTTTGCCTTCACAGGCCCGGAGTTTGGCGGGCAGTTCGTTGCCGGCTGGGTGACGGAGTACAGCCTCAGCATCGACAACCTCTTTGTGTTCATCATCATCATGGCGCGCTTCTCGGTGCCCCGTAAGTACCAGCAGGAAGTGTTGATGGTGGGCATCATCATCGCGCTGATCCTCCGCGGCATCTTCATCCTGCTCGGCGCCATCGTCATCGAGCAGTTCAGCTGGGTCTTCTACATCTTCGGCGCCTTCCTGCTCTGGACCGCGTGGAAGCAGGCCCAGGACGAGGGTGAAGACGAAGAGGACAAGGAAAACCCGCTGATCGCGAAGCTCCGCAAGGTGATTCCGATGTCGGAGAAGTTCGACGGCGGCAAGCTGCGCACCACGGTTGACGGCAAGAAGGTCTTCACCCCGATGCTGATCGTCTTCGTCACGATCGGGCTCACCGACCTGCTCTTCGCTGTTGACTCCATCCCGGCGATCTTCGGCCTGACACAGAGTCCGTTCATCGTCTTCACCGCCAACCTTTTCGCCCTGATGGGCCTGCGCCAGCTGTACTTCCTGCTGGGCGGCCTGATGAACCGCCTGATCTACCTGAAGCACGCGCTGTCCTTCATCCTGGCGTTCATTGGCGTCAAGCTGGTCCTCCACGCGATGCACGTCAACGAGCTCCCGTTCATCAATGGAGGCAAGCACATCGAGTGGGCCCCTGAGATCCCCACGTTCGTGTCCCTTGCCGTCATCGTGGGCACCATCATCGTCGCCGTGATTGCCAGCCTGGTGAGCTCCAAGGCCGCACAGGCGAAGGTGGACGCGCGCCTCGAAGAGGACGCCCGCAAGAGCATGAGCGACGCCGACTAG
- the coaE gene encoding dephospho-CoA kinase, with amino-acid sequence MLKIGLTGGIASGKSVVASRLRELGAVLVDADALAREVVEPGTPGLASVVEAFGEDMLGADGGLDRARLGALVFGNPDRLAVLNSIVHPLVRERAAAMIGTAPRGAVVVQDIPLLVETGQGSNFHLVLVVDAPDEVRVQRMVEHRDMTEEQARSRMAAQAARDVRLAAADVVLDNSGTVDELKAAVEALWTRRLAPFADNISKERPAPRTGGPVLAPADPTWATQAARLAARIQAAVPADILAVDHIGSTAVPGLDAKDIIDLQLTVANLATADRIAPLLAAAGFPLWPGVFADSPKPSHPDPADWAKRLHGNADPGRQVNLHVRPAGSPGWRFALSFRDWLRDDAAARADYLAEKRRVAALHTVDRSTAGYAADKEAWFTEHAAERMDGWVRRTGWQPPSYATATAAGAVGGTAGSTAQS; translated from the coding sequence GTGCTGAAGATCGGGTTGACGGGCGGCATCGCCTCTGGGAAGTCAGTTGTTGCTTCGCGTTTGCGGGAGCTGGGGGCGGTGCTGGTCGACGCCGACGCCCTCGCCCGTGAGGTGGTGGAGCCGGGCACCCCCGGACTTGCCAGCGTGGTGGAGGCCTTCGGGGAGGACATGCTGGGTGCCGACGGCGGACTGGACCGGGCGCGGCTGGGCGCGCTGGTGTTCGGCAACCCGGACCGGCTCGCAGTACTCAACAGCATCGTTCATCCTCTGGTCCGGGAGCGGGCCGCAGCGATGATCGGCACCGCCCCCCGCGGCGCCGTCGTCGTGCAGGACATACCCCTGCTGGTGGAAACGGGCCAGGGCAGCAATTTCCATCTGGTGTTGGTGGTGGATGCCCCGGACGAGGTGCGGGTTCAGCGCATGGTGGAACACCGGGACATGACCGAGGAGCAGGCGCGGTCCAGGATGGCGGCGCAGGCCGCCAGGGATGTCCGCCTTGCTGCGGCGGACGTGGTGCTGGACAACTCCGGAACCGTCGACGAGCTTAAAGCCGCCGTCGAGGCGCTGTGGACCCGCCGGCTGGCCCCCTTCGCGGACAACATCAGCAAGGAACGGCCGGCCCCGCGCACGGGCGGCCCCGTGCTTGCCCCGGCCGATCCCACGTGGGCAACGCAGGCGGCGCGGCTCGCCGCCCGGATCCAGGCTGCCGTCCCGGCGGACATCCTGGCGGTGGATCATATCGGGTCCACGGCGGTGCCCGGGCTCGATGCCAAGGACATCATCGACCTCCAGCTGACCGTTGCCAACCTGGCGACTGCCGACCGGATTGCGCCGCTGCTCGCCGCGGCAGGCTTTCCGCTGTGGCCCGGGGTATTTGCTGACAGTCCCAAGCCTTCACACCCCGACCCGGCGGACTGGGCCAAACGCCTACACGGAAACGCGGACCCCGGCCGGCAGGTGAACCTGCACGTCCGGCCTGCCGGATCGCCGGGGTGGCGGTTCGCCCTGTCTTTCCGGGACTGGCTCCGCGATGACGCTGCCGCAAGGGCCGACTACCTGGCGGAGAAGCGGAGGGTTGCCGCGCTCCATACAGTGGACAGGTCGACGGCGGGCTACGCTGCGGACAAGGAAGCGTGGTTTACCGAGCACGCCGCGGAACGGATGGACGGGTGGGTGCGGCGCACGGGATGGCAGCCGCCGTCGTATGCCACGGCCACAGCTGCGGGCGCTGTCGGCGGTACAGCCGGAAGTACCGCCCAAAGCTGA
- a CDS encoding alpha/beta fold hydrolase codes for MLEAAADAAAKVPAAVPHTVKARHEYRGMRTAEHYFEVPLDHFGGGAGETITVFAREYVSADHSEEDAARLPWLLYLQGGPGGRGNRFPSLGGWSKAAARDFRILMLDQRGTGLSTPIDRNTLPLRGNETDQLGYLTHFRADSIVADAEAIRRALGSAPWTIYGQSYGGFCALSYLSFAPEGLRGALITGGLAPLHGPADRVYQATYRRVAARNAEYFKSYPEDRAAVTRIARHLRETEEHLPDGERLTVERFQMVGSFLGGNTRVDTLHHLLEDAFVATPGGDRLSDAFLEQVRGIVTRAGNPLYALMHESIYGQEEATDWAALRVLQDFPEFRPDAAEPLLTGEMVYPWYFEQDAALRPLRSVAQLLAEKSDWKPLYDLERLGANTVPVAAAVYSEDIYVDRDLSLETASAVRGLQVWETADFHHDGIADDGEGIFGRLLGMVRSVRN; via the coding sequence ATGCTGGAGGCCGCGGCGGATGCCGCCGCCAAGGTTCCCGCCGCCGTCCCGCACACCGTCAAGGCGCGCCACGAGTACCGCGGGATGCGCACGGCCGAGCACTATTTCGAGGTGCCGCTGGATCATTTCGGCGGCGGCGCCGGGGAAACCATCACCGTTTTTGCGCGCGAGTACGTCTCCGCCGACCACAGCGAGGAAGATGCCGCCAGGCTGCCGTGGCTGTTGTACCTGCAGGGCGGTCCCGGCGGGCGCGGCAACCGTTTCCCCTCCCTGGGCGGCTGGAGCAAGGCCGCCGCCAGGGACTTCCGCATCCTCATGCTGGACCAGCGCGGCACGGGGCTGTCCACTCCAATCGACCGCAACACGCTCCCGCTTCGGGGAAACGAAACGGACCAGCTGGGATACCTGACGCACTTTCGGGCAGACTCGATCGTTGCTGACGCGGAAGCGATCCGTCGTGCCCTCGGGTCTGCACCGTGGACCATTTACGGGCAGAGTTATGGCGGCTTCTGCGCCCTCAGCTACCTCTCCTTCGCACCGGAAGGCCTGCGCGGGGCGCTCATCACCGGCGGCCTGGCTCCGCTGCACGGCCCTGCGGACCGCGTATACCAGGCCACCTACCGCCGCGTCGCCGCCCGCAACGCCGAATACTTCAAGTCCTACCCCGAGGACCGCGCCGCGGTCACCCGCATTGCCCGGCACCTCCGCGAAACGGAGGAGCACCTGCCCGACGGCGAGCGGCTCACCGTAGAGCGCTTCCAGATGGTGGGCTCGTTCCTTGGCGGAAATACCCGCGTGGACACCCTGCACCATCTGCTCGAGGACGCCTTCGTGGCCACGCCCGGCGGCGACCGCCTCTCGGACGCGTTCCTGGAGCAGGTACGCGGAATCGTCACCCGCGCCGGCAACCCGCTGTATGCGCTCATGCACGAGTCCATCTACGGCCAGGAGGAAGCCACGGACTGGGCTGCGTTGCGAGTACTCCAGGACTTTCCCGAATTCCGCCCGGACGCCGCCGAGCCGCTGCTGACCGGGGAAATGGTTTATCCCTGGTACTTCGAACAGGACGCCGCGCTCCGGCCCCTGCGCAGTGTGGCCCAACTGCTGGCCGAGAAGTCCGACTGGAAGCCGCTGTATGACCTGGAGCGGCTGGGAGCGAACACCGTTCCCGTTGCCGCCGCCGTGTACAGCGAGGACATCTACGTTGACCGGGACCTCTCGCTTGAAACGGCTTCGGCCGTCCGCGGGCTCCAGGTCTGGGAGACCGCGGACTTCCACCACGACGGCATCGCGGACGACGGCGAAGGCATCTTCGGGCGGCTGCTGGGAATGGTGCGCTCAGTCCGCAACTGA
- a CDS encoding RNA helicase: MKLVEQLPVPAERTSSGTDHDPDELYTRFVEWTESRGLSLYAAQDEAIMELASGDNVILATPTGSGKSLVAIAAHFQAMARGDRSYYTAPIKALVSEKFFALCDIFGAENVGMITGDSGVNQDAPIICCTAEILANIALREGAGADLGAVIMDEFHFYSDPQRGWAWQVPLLELPQAQFLLMSATLGDVSRFEAGLTELTGRPTTTVSSAERPIPLHYYYEQTPVHETLEELLSTKQVPVYVVHFSQLEAIDRAQNLMSINVCTREEKDKIAELIAGFRFAAGFGKTLNRLVRHGIGVHHAGMLPKYRRLVEQLAQAGLLKVICGTDTLGVGINVPIRTVLLTALSKYDGVRTRLLNSREFHQIAGRAGRAGYDTAGTVVVQAPEHVIENVKAMAKATAKFGDDQKKLRQVVKRKPPEGFVSWGEPTYNRLVSSVPDPLTSSFTVTHAMLMNLMERPGDPFKAARRLLTENHEPRSSQLQLMKKALGIYRELLAAGVVERIPPEEQGPDGRTVRLTVHLQANFALNQPLSPFALAALELLDPESPSYALDVVSVIESTLEKPRQILSAQQKKARGEAIAAMKADGIEYDQRMAMLEDVTYPQPLAEILGEAFDVYRKAAPWVGDFELAPKSVVRDMYERAMNFGEFVQFYGLARSEGIVLRYLADGFKALRQTVPQDALREDLEDLIAWLGELVRQVDSSLLDEWEELTSGAAPTPHDAPPPPPPSLTSNIRAFRVMVRNEMFRRVELFADEAATELGELDGAAGWDAERWEDVLDDYFDEHNDIGTGPDARGPGLLIINEEPGIWKVRQIFDDPARNHDWGISAEVDLAASDETGTAVVRVTDVNRL, from the coding sequence ATGAAACTCGTTGAGCAGCTCCCTGTCCCGGCCGAACGCACGTCCAGCGGGACGGACCACGATCCGGACGAGCTCTACACCCGCTTCGTCGAATGGACGGAAAGCCGCGGGTTGTCCCTCTACGCCGCACAGGACGAAGCCATTATGGAGCTGGCGTCCGGGGACAACGTCATTCTGGCTACACCCACCGGCTCCGGCAAGTCCCTGGTGGCAATCGCCGCGCACTTCCAGGCCATGGCACGCGGGGACCGCAGCTACTACACGGCACCCATCAAGGCCCTCGTCTCGGAGAAATTCTTCGCCCTGTGCGACATCTTCGGCGCCGAAAACGTGGGCATGATTACCGGCGACTCGGGCGTCAACCAGGACGCGCCCATCATCTGCTGCACCGCGGAAATCCTGGCCAACATCGCCCTTCGCGAGGGTGCCGGAGCGGACCTCGGCGCAGTGATCATGGACGAGTTCCACTTTTACTCCGACCCCCAGCGCGGCTGGGCCTGGCAAGTACCGCTGCTGGAGCTCCCGCAGGCGCAGTTCCTGCTGATGTCCGCCACGCTCGGTGATGTCAGCCGCTTCGAGGCCGGCCTCACGGAACTGACGGGGCGCCCGACGACGACCGTCAGTTCCGCTGAGCGTCCGATTCCGCTGCACTACTACTACGAGCAGACTCCGGTGCACGAGACCCTCGAGGAGCTGCTGTCCACCAAACAGGTGCCCGTCTATGTGGTCCACTTCAGCCAACTTGAGGCAATAGACCGGGCGCAGAACCTGATGAGCATCAACGTCTGCACCCGCGAGGAGAAGGACAAGATCGCTGAGCTAATAGCCGGCTTCCGTTTTGCGGCCGGGTTCGGCAAGACCCTCAACCGCCTGGTGCGGCACGGCATCGGCGTCCACCACGCCGGCATGCTGCCGAAGTACCGGCGGCTGGTGGAGCAGCTGGCGCAGGCCGGCCTGCTCAAGGTCATCTGCGGCACCGACACACTGGGCGTTGGGATCAACGTGCCCATCCGCACCGTCCTGCTCACCGCACTGAGCAAGTACGACGGCGTACGCACCCGGCTGCTGAACTCGCGCGAGTTCCACCAGATTGCGGGCCGCGCGGGCCGGGCCGGCTACGACACCGCCGGCACCGTGGTGGTGCAGGCCCCCGAACATGTGATCGAGAACGTCAAGGCGATGGCCAAGGCCACCGCCAAGTTCGGCGACGACCAGAAGAAGCTCCGCCAGGTGGTCAAGCGCAAGCCGCCGGAGGGCTTCGTCTCGTGGGGCGAACCGACCTATAACCGGCTGGTGAGCTCCGTCCCGGACCCGCTGACGTCGAGCTTCACCGTGACGCACGCCATGCTGATGAACCTGATGGAACGCCCCGGTGACCCGTTCAAGGCCGCCCGCCGCCTGCTCACCGAAAACCACGAACCCCGCAGTTCACAGCTGCAGCTGATGAAGAAGGCACTGGGCATCTACCGGGAGCTGCTGGCCGCGGGAGTTGTGGAGCGGATTCCGCCCGAGGAACAGGGCCCCGACGGCAGGACCGTCCGGCTCACGGTCCACCTGCAGGCCAACTTCGCGCTGAACCAGCCGCTCTCGCCGTTCGCGCTGGCGGCGCTGGAACTCCTCGATCCGGAGTCGCCGTCGTACGCCCTTGATGTGGTGTCCGTCATCGAGTCCACGCTGGAGAAGCCCCGGCAGATCCTCTCGGCCCAGCAGAAGAAGGCCCGCGGCGAAGCCATCGCCGCCATGAAGGCCGACGGCATTGAGTACGACCAGCGCATGGCCATGCTGGAGGACGTCACCTACCCGCAGCCGCTCGCGGAAATCCTTGGCGAGGCCTTCGATGTCTATCGCAAGGCCGCGCCGTGGGTGGGCGACTTCGAACTCGCCCCCAAATCGGTGGTCCGGGACATGTACGAACGGGCGATGAACTTCGGCGAATTCGTCCAGTTCTATGGGCTGGCCCGCTCCGAAGGCATTGTGCTGCGGTACCTCGCCGACGGTTTCAAGGCACTGCGGCAGACGGTGCCGCAGGACGCCCTGCGCGAAGACCTCGAAGACCTGATTGCGTGGCTGGGCGAGCTGGTCCGCCAGGTCGATTCCAGCCTCCTGGACGAATGGGAGGAGCTGACCTCCGGCGCCGCCCCGACTCCGCATGACGCTCCCCCGCCTCCCCCGCCGTCACTGACGTCCAACATCAGGGCCTTCCGGGTCATGGTCCGGAACGAGATGTTCCGGCGCGTGGAGCTCTTCGCCGATGAGGCGGCCACCGAGCTCGGTGAGCTCGACGGCGCCGCCGGCTGGGATGCCGAGCGCTGGGAGGACGTCCTGGACGACTACTTCGACGAACACAACGACATCGGCACCGGGCCGGACGCCCGCGGACCGGGCCTGCTGATCATCAACGAGGAACCCGGGATCTGGAAAGTGCGGCAGATCTTCGACGATCCCGCCCGGAACCACGACTGGGGCATCTCGGCGGAGGTGGACCTGGCTGCGTCCGACGAAACCGGCACGGCAGTGGTCCGGGTGACCGACGTGAACCGGCTGTAG
- a CDS encoding GNAT family N-acetyltransferase: MSVIRPATVEDVPVILQMIHELAIYEKEPHAVRNTPEMLAGVLFGESPRVYAAMAENESGDVRGFALWFLNYSTWEGVHGIYLEDLYVTPDARGEGHGKALLQHLAATAVERGYARVEWSVLDWNEPSINFYKKLGAFPMAEWSTFRLTGEALESFGTSREAQVLG; encoded by the coding sequence ATGAGTGTAATCCGGCCCGCAACCGTTGAAGACGTCCCCGTCATCCTGCAGATGATCCACGAACTGGCTATCTACGAGAAGGAGCCCCACGCTGTCCGGAATACCCCGGAAATGCTAGCCGGGGTCCTCTTCGGCGAAAGCCCGCGGGTGTACGCTGCGATGGCGGAGAACGAATCCGGCGACGTCCGGGGCTTCGCGCTCTGGTTCCTGAACTACTCCACCTGGGAAGGCGTCCACGGCATCTACCTGGAGGACCTTTACGTGACTCCGGATGCCCGCGGCGAAGGCCACGGCAAGGCGCTGCTCCAGCATCTGGCGGCCACCGCCGTCGAACGCGGTTATGCGCGCGTTGAGTGGAGCGTCCTGGACTGGAACGAACCGTCCATCAACTTCTACAAGAAGCTGGGCGCGTTTCCCATGGCGGAGTGGTCCACTTTCCGGCTGACGGGGGAAGCCCTCGAATCGTTCGGGACGTCCCGCGAGGCGCAGGTCCTTGGCTGA
- the uvrB gene encoding excinuclease ABC subunit UvrB — MSLAQEINRVVAPFEVISEFKPAGDQPAAIAELTERIRNGEKDVVLLGATGTGKSATTAWLIEQVQRPTLVMVQNKTLAAQLANEFRELLPNNAVEYFVSYYDYYQPEAYVAQTDTFIEKDSSVNEEVERLRHSATNALLTRRDVIVVATVSCIYGLGTPEEYIAGMVTLRKGAEMNRDDLLRKFVSMQYTRNDMDFHRGTFRVRGDTVEIIPMYEELAIRIEFFGDEIENIHTLHPLTGEVIRDEEEMYVFPASHYVAGPERMSRAIKRIEDELAERLQVLESQNKLVEAQRLRMRTTYDLEMMQQMGFCNGIENYSSHIDGRARGTAPHCLLDYFPDDFLLVIDESHVTVPQIGAMYEGDMSRKRNLVDHGFRLPSAMDNRPLKWDEFQERVGQTVYLSATPGKYELGKSDGFVQQIIRPTGLIDPEVVVKPTKGQIDDLLGEIKTRTAKNERVLVTTLTKRMAEDLTDYLLGHGVKVEYLHSDVDTLRRVELLRELRMGVFDVLVGINLLREGLDLPEVSLVSILDADKEGFLRSSTSLIQTIGRAARNVSGQVHMYADRITDSMAHAIDETNRRRAIQVAYNTENGIDPQPLRKKIADITDQLAKEDADTRELLAASGKTRGKGKGASTVRADGLAAAPAEDLVGLIEQLTEQMHAAAGELQFELAARLRDEVGELKKELRQMQAAGHA; from the coding sequence ATGAGTCTTGCCCAGGAAATCAACCGCGTCGTGGCTCCGTTCGAGGTCATCAGCGAGTTCAAGCCGGCAGGCGACCAGCCGGCCGCCATCGCGGAGCTGACGGAGCGCATCAGGAACGGCGAAAAGGACGTGGTGCTGCTTGGCGCCACCGGTACCGGCAAAAGCGCGACGACCGCCTGGCTCATTGAGCAGGTACAGCGCCCAACCCTGGTGATGGTGCAGAACAAGACCCTCGCCGCGCAGCTGGCCAACGAATTCCGGGAACTGCTTCCCAACAACGCCGTCGAATACTTCGTGTCGTACTACGACTACTACCAGCCCGAGGCCTACGTGGCGCAGACGGATACCTTCATCGAGAAGGACTCCTCCGTCAACGAGGAAGTCGAACGGCTCCGGCACTCCGCCACGAACGCACTGCTGACCCGCCGCGACGTGATCGTGGTGGCCACCGTGTCCTGCATCTACGGCCTGGGTACGCCGGAAGAGTACATCGCGGGCATGGTGACGCTCCGCAAGGGGGCGGAGATGAACCGCGACGACCTGCTCCGGAAATTCGTCTCCATGCAGTACACCCGTAATGACATGGACTTCCATCGCGGCACGTTCCGGGTCCGAGGCGACACCGTGGAAATCATCCCGATGTACGAGGAACTGGCCATCCGGATCGAATTCTTCGGTGACGAAATCGAGAACATCCACACCCTGCATCCGCTGACCGGCGAAGTGATCCGGGACGAAGAAGAGATGTACGTTTTCCCGGCCTCGCACTACGTGGCCGGTCCGGAACGCATGAGCCGGGCGATCAAGCGGATCGAAGATGAGCTCGCCGAGCGGCTGCAGGTCCTTGAAAGCCAGAACAAGCTCGTGGAGGCCCAGCGGCTCCGCATGCGCACCACGTACGACCTCGAAATGATGCAGCAGATGGGCTTCTGCAACGGCATCGAGAACTACTCCTCGCACATCGACGGCCGCGCCCGCGGAACCGCGCCGCACTGCCTCCTCGACTACTTCCCTGACGACTTCCTGCTGGTCATCGACGAATCCCACGTCACCGTTCCACAGATCGGCGCCATGTACGAGGGCGACATGTCCCGTAAAAGGAACCTTGTGGACCATGGCTTCCGCCTGCCCTCGGCCATGGACAACCGCCCGCTCAAGTGGGACGAATTCCAGGAGCGCGTGGGCCAGACGGTCTATCTTTCGGCCACCCCCGGCAAGTATGAACTCGGCAAGTCCGACGGTTTCGTGCAGCAGATCATCCGGCCCACCGGCCTGATCGACCCCGAAGTCGTCGTCAAACCCACCAAGGGCCAGATCGACGACCTGCTGGGCGAGATCAAGACCCGCACGGCGAAGAACGAACGCGTCCTGGTCACCACCCTCACCAAACGGATGGCCGAGGACCTCACCGACTACCTGCTGGGGCACGGCGTGAAGGTGGAATACCTGCACTCCGACGTGGACACGCTCCGCCGCGTGGAACTCCTCCGCGAACTCCGCATGGGTGTGTTCGACGTCCTGGTGGGCATCAACCTGCTCCGTGAGGGCCTGGACCTGCCCGAGGTCTCTCTCGTGAGCATCCTGGACGCGGACAAGGAAGGCTTCCTGCGCTCCTCCACGTCACTGATCCAGACCATCGGACGCGCAGCCCGTAACGTCTCGGGACAGGTGCACATGTACGCTGACCGCATCACCGACTCCATGGCGCACGCCATCGACGAAACCAACCGCCGCCGCGCCATCCAGGTGGCCTACAACACGGAAAACGGCATCGACCCGCAGCCGCTGCGGAAGAAGATCGCAGACATCACCGACCAGCTCGCCAAGGAGGACGCCGACACGCGCGAACTGCTCGCCGCCTCCGGGAAGACCCGGGGCAAGGGCAAGGGTGCGTCCACAGTGCGGGCGGACGGTCTGGCAGCCGCGCCGGCGGAGGACCTTGTGGGACTCATCGAGCAGTTGACGGAACAGATGCACGCCGCGGCCGGCGAACTCCAGTTCGAACTCGCGGCCCGGCTGCGGGATGAAGTGGGGGAGTTGAAGAAGGAACTGCGGCAGATGCAGGCAGCGGGCCACGCCTAG
- a CDS encoding DUF1810 domain-containing protein: MEDPFNLERFVQAQDANGTYRRALAELTGGSKESHWMWFIFPQIAGLGQSSTSRRYAITSLAEAKAYLGHPVLGPRLLECARAVVTHSGVSAVRMFGGIDARKLQSSMTLFLRADPAEPVFQEVLDQYFNGSADPATDRLLG, from the coding sequence GTGGAAGATCCCTTCAACCTGGAACGGTTTGTGCAGGCCCAGGACGCCAACGGAACCTATCGAAGGGCCCTTGCCGAACTAACCGGCGGGTCGAAGGAGAGCCACTGGATGTGGTTCATCTTTCCCCAGATCGCCGGGCTGGGACAGAGCTCCACCTCCCGGAGGTACGCGATCACCTCCTTGGCCGAGGCCAAAGCCTATTTGGGGCACCCGGTGCTCGGTCCGCGGCTGCTCGAGTGCGCCCGGGCTGTTGTTACCCACAGCGGGGTCAGTGCTGTCCGGATGTTCGGCGGGATCGACGCCCGGAAGCTGCAGTCCTCCATGACGCTCTTCCTGCGTGCAGATCCTGCGGAACCGGTATTCCAGGAAGTCCTCGACCAATATTTCAACGGGAGCGCGGATCCTGCGACAGATCGGTTGCTGGGATAA
- a CDS encoding GNAT family N-acetyltransferase: MCPSEPTAPSSPAPLAGRVELLDVTEEILEKLLDVALTDAAADDVTPPLGATPGWNEERVSWFRDYHRAAAAGLDGPAAQKTWAISCRGQLAGSIRLKRTGTAAPAVTTLETGLWLGRSFRGRGVGREALKLVRAVGAGTGAAVLVAETTAGNTAAQSLLRSAGAELAGDGVITPLTARITL; the protein is encoded by the coding sequence ATGTGCCCTTCTGAACCGACGGCCCCTTCTTCGCCGGCACCTCTCGCCGGCCGCGTGGAACTGCTGGACGTCACCGAGGAGATCCTGGAGAAGCTCCTGGACGTCGCCCTCACCGACGCCGCTGCCGACGACGTCACTCCCCCGCTAGGCGCCACTCCCGGCTGGAACGAGGAACGGGTCAGCTGGTTCCGCGACTACCACCGCGCCGCGGCCGCCGGCCTCGACGGACCGGCCGCCCAGAAGACGTGGGCCATCAGCTGCCGCGGACAACTGGCCGGTTCCATCCGGCTCAAACGCACCGGAACGGCAGCGCCGGCCGTTACGACGCTGGAAACCGGGCTGTGGCTGGGCCGCAGCTTCCGGGGCCGGGGCGTCGGCCGGGAGGCGTTGAAACTCGTCCGCGCTGTGGGCGCCGGCACTGGCGCCGCGGTGCTGGTGGCCGAAACCACTGCCGGAAATACCGCTGCCCAGTCGCTCCTTCGCTCCGCCGGTGCGGAGCTGGCCGGGGACGGCGTTATCACGCCCCTGACGGCGAGGATCACCCTCTAG